A stretch of Tenrec ecaudatus isolate mTenEca1 chromosome 2, mTenEca1.hap1, whole genome shotgun sequence DNA encodes these proteins:
- the LOC142441087 gene encoding large ribosomal subunit protein eL29-like, translating into MAKSKNHTTHNQSRKWHRNGIKKPRSQRYESLKGVDPKFLRNMRFAKKHNKKGLKKMQANNAKAAAARAEAIKDLVKPTEVKAKIPMGVNRKLSRLAYIAHPKLGKRARARIAKGLRLCRPKARAQSKADAPAKATTPAKAPKGAPAPAQAPKGPQAPTK; encoded by the coding sequence ATGGCCAAATCCAAGAACCACACCACGCACAACCAATCCCggaaatggcacagaaacggCATCAAAAAACCCCGGTCACAACGATACGAATCTCTTAAGGGGGTGGACCCCAAGTTCCTGAGGAACATGCGCTTCGCCAAGAAGCACAACAAGAAGGGTctgaagaaaatgcaggccaacaacgccaaggctgcggctgctcgcgctgaggccatcaaggatcttgtgaagcccacagaggtcaagGCCAAGATCCCCATGGGCGTCAACCGCAAGCTCAGCCGACTGGCCTACATTGCCCACCCCAAGCTTGGCAAGCGGGCTCGGGCACGTATTGCCAAGGGTCTGAGGCTCTGCCGGCCCAAGGCCAGGGCACAAAGCAAGGCTGATGCTCCAGCCAAGGCCACGACTCCAGCAAAAGCTCCCAAAggcgcccctgccccagctcaagcTCCCAAAGGCCCCCAGGCTCCCACAAAGTAG